The Fusarium oxysporum f. sp. lycopersici 4287 chromosome 1, whole genome shotgun sequence DNA segment GAGAAACCTACCCCCATCCAGATGCAGGCTCTTCCTGCTCTCATGTCTGGCCGCGATGTCATCGGAGTGGCGAAGACTGGTTCAGGAAAGACAATGGCTTTCTTGCTTCCCATGTTCCGACACATCAAGGACCAGCCTCCATTGAAGGATACAGATGGGCCTATCGGATTGATTATGACTCCAACACGAGAACTTGCAGTCCAGATTCATCGAGACTGTAAACCTTTTCTCAAGATGATGGGTCTTCGATCTGTCTGTGCTTACGGTGGAGCGCCCATCCGAGATCAGATTGCTGAACTTAAGCGTGGCGCGGAGATCATTGTGTGTACACCTGGTCGAATGATCGATCTTCTAGCTGCGAACCAAGGGCGGGTTACTAATCTCAAGCGAGTTACAtatgttgttcttgatgaagctgatcGAATGTTCGATATGGGTTTCGAGCCTCAGGTCATGAAGATCTTCGCAAACATGCGACCTGACAGGCAGACTATCCTCTTCTCGGCTACGATGCCTCGCATCATCGACTCGCTGACCAAGAAGGTACTCAAGAATCCTATCGAGGTTACAGTGGGCGGTCGTAGTGTTGTGGCAAAGGAGATTGATCAGATCGTTGAAGTTCGAGATGAGCCATCCAAGTTCCTGCGTGTTCTCGAGCTGCTTGGAGAGCTCTACGACCGTGATGAAGATGCCCGCACCCTCATTTTCGTGGAACGTCAAGAAAAGGCCGACGATTTATTGAAAGAGCTTATGATCAAGGGTTACCCCTGCATGTCCATTCATGGAGGTAAAGATCAGATTGATCGTGATTCTACCATCTCAGACTTCAAGAAGGGTGTAGTGCCTATCTTGATCGCTACTTCGGTGGCAGCTCGTGGTCTTGATGTCAAGCAACTCAAGCTCGTTATTAACTACGATGCACCGAACCACTTGGAGGATTATGTTCATCGTGCTGGCCGAACTGGTCGTGCTGGCAATACTGGTGTCGCTGTCACATTCGTCACGCCAGAGCAGGAGAACTGCTCTGTCGGCATTGCCAAGGCTCTTGAACAGAGTGGGCAGCCGGTACCAGAAAGGCTCGACGAGATGAGGAAAGCTCATCGTGAAAAGGTCAAATCaggcaaggccaaggacaCATCTGGCTTTGGCGGTAAGGGTCTCGATCGTCTTGATCAGGAACGTGAGGCTGCCCGTCTCCGCGAGCGCAAGACCCACAAGGCcgagggcgaggaggaggaggtcaaggaagataagaaggaagaggaggacgatAAGGCAGAGAAGGCTCTCAGTGCGATCCGCGCGGCAGCATCAGGCGTTCAAGCCCGCGAGTCAGCAAAGGCTGAAGGCGCAGAAGTGAAGCCTACCCAACAGGCAAACATTACTGGTGGAGTAAAAGACAAGTCCAAAGACCCGCTCGACAAGGTCAGTTCAGCCGTCTCCGCCATCAACAGCCGCCTCGGAAAGGCTGGCCAACTTCGTGCTGGTCAGCCCATCGACAACAAGGGCCCAGATGCTGGTGCGTTCCATGCCACATTGGAAATCAACGATTTCCCTCAAAAGGCCAGATGGGCTGTCACCAACCGAACCAACGTAGCCAAGATCCTAGAGGCTACAGGTACATCGATCACAACGAAGGGCAACTTTTACCCACCGGGCAAAGAGGTTCCCGCAGGAGCCGAACCAAAACTGTATATTCTCATCGAAGGCGATACCGAGGTTGTTGTCGGATCCGCTCTCAGCGAACTCACACGCCTATTAAGAGAGGGAACAATAGCTGCTGCAGATGCCGACAGTCGAGCACCAGCCAGTGGACGATATACAATTACCTAGCCATATGAGGTCTTTTGCTGGAAGACGTCGGCCCGCTGCTTTCATTACACTTATATGGACTGGTTCGTTGATGGACGGCGTTGCAGAGGCTACGTggaagtttgaagaagaagaaaatgtaTACAAATAGGAGTTAATCATGGCGTCGCATGCCTACTTCGGTGGAAAGCCCTGAGGGAACATTGGTTAACGCTGAGCCCACCGAGTTTTTGAACTTGTAACGTTTTCGAAATAAAACATCTATAATCTTGTTTGAAAATACTCTGAAATAAGAATCCAACTGAACATGGACGAAAATCTCGGAACTGCTAGGCGCCATTGGATGACCACAATGTGTAAACGCTGCCTTCCAATCCGCATTCTCGTGGACCAGCTACTCTGCGCCATCTTCTGACGTGTCTGCTCTTAAGAAGTCAACACTGAATCATCATGCCCAATTTCgtgcttcagctgcttgatcGGCCTCACGCGCTCGCAGCTGCTCTTGGCTAGCGTCCTTGAGGGTTTCTGAACGTGTCTGTTTCTTCTGTGCTGCTAGTTGTGTCTGCAACTTTCCGCCTGGCTTTGAGGATGCTTTTGCGCGCGCCTGCAATGTTCAGTCAGTCAAGATAACAATAAATGTTGAGATTCAGAACACCATGGCAGTCACGCGATAGGGGGCGATCTCACCTCTGCAGCTTCCGCGGCTTTCCTCCGGGCGTCATCCGTCTCTCCTGAAGCTTCCGCAGCTGGACCACTTCCCAAAGTCCTTGGCGGGCCTCCGACC contains these protein-coding regions:
- a CDS encoding pre-mRNA-processing ATP-dependent RNA helicase PRP5; translated protein: MPRTNFRLKKQRRDRSIDRRDDNYYRGGRRDHRERDRRRSRERYDDRNRSPDRRHNRSREGDRDVRRRGDSRNRTPGRREGTADSLTRSIREDGRTQKISLGDSGNPDTEEKPKADSGQPEVNKKAERLAKLEAWKKKKENASQKQKEVNPSQTRNLLAEMDKKASGASSETVSPSVSATASPAATPTVASPVVPYSGKFDPKAIAKKSAASRTHEGVKPALGSLGGQPEKLPVPAKPPVPVKPSTSASALPANRTKASGFGFVKNNAETDKLPTKRKLDLDEEDTTKRKLTKLPALPIEADDTPYADQDDDESDGDNFAETEEEAAAAARAAHERRLQAENQMDTGEEESKTTEIQINGDTMLNNNAAQPDITTQMEVDEEEDDVDPLDAFMADLRQTDVKQPARTSKAQKIQEPEAYFSDDEYDFNKKDTGDANALLAMTAKRKKKDIPAIDYSKIEIEPIRKNFWVEPAELSLLTEAEVADLRLELDGIKVNGKDVPKPVQKWAQCGLTRQTLDVIDNLGFEKPTPIQMQALPALMSGRDVIGVAKTGSGKTMAFLLPMFRHIKDQPPLKDTDGPIGLIMTPTRELAVQIHRDCKPFLKMMGLRSVCAYGGAPIRDQIAELKRGAEIIVCTPGRMIDLLAANQGRVTNLKRVTYVVLDEADRMFDMGFEPQVMKIFANMRPDRQTILFSATMPRIIDSLTKKVLKNPIEVTVGGRSVVAKEIDQIVEVRDEPSKFLRVLELLGELYDRDEDARTLIFVERQEKADDLLKELMIKGYPCMSIHGGKDQIDRDSTISDFKKGVVPILIATSVAARGLDVKQLKLVINYDAPNHLEDYVHRAGRTGRAGNTGVAVTFVTPEQENCSVGIAKALEQSGQPVPERLDEMRKAHREKVKSGKAKDTSGFGGKGLDRLDQEREAARLRERKTHKAEGEEEEVKEDKKEEEDDKAEKALSAIRAAASGVQARESAKAEGAEVKPTQQANITGGVKDKSKDPLDKVSSAVSAINSRLGKAGQLRAGQPIDNKGPDAGAFHATLEINDFPQKARWAVTNRTNVAKILEATGTSITTKGNFYPPGKEVPAGAEPKLYILIEGDTEVVVGSALSELTRLLREGTIAAADADSRAPASGRYTIT